One region of Eubalaena glacialis isolate mEubGla1 chromosome 6, mEubGla1.1.hap2.+ XY, whole genome shotgun sequence genomic DNA includes:
- the ACKR4 gene encoding atypical chemokine receptor 4, with protein MALEHNQSTDYYYEENEMNDTHDYSQYEVICIKEEVRKFAKVFLPAFFTIAFIIGLAGNSIIVAIYAHYKKRRTKTDVYILNLAVADLLLLFTLPFWAVNAVHGWVLGKIMCKVTSALYTVNFVSGMQFLACISIDRYWAVTKAPSQSGVRKQCRLICFCVWMAAILLSIPQLVFYTVNHKARCIPIFPHHLGTSIKASIQMLEICVGFVIPFLIMAVCYFITAKTLIKMPNITKSRPLKVLLTVVIVFLVTQLPYNIVKFCQAIDVIYSLITNCDMSKRMDVAIQITESIALFHSCLNPVLYVFMGNSFKNYIMKVAKKYGSWRRQRQNVEEIPFDSEDATEPTSTFSI; from the coding sequence ATGGCTTTGGAACACAACCAGTCAACAGATTACTATtatgaggaaaatgaaatgaatgacacTCATGACTATAGTCAGTATGAAGTGATCTGTATAAAAGAAGAGGTCAGAAAATTTGCAAAAgttttcctgcctgccttctTCACAATAGCTTTCATCATTGGACTTGCAGGCAATTCCATAATAGTGGCGATTTATGCCCATTACAAAAAGCGGCGAACCAAAACAGACGTGTACATCCTGAATTTGGCAGTGGCAGATTTACTCCTTCTATTCACTCTGCCTTTTTGGGCAGTTAATGCAGTTCATGGGTGGGTTTTAGGGAAAATCATGTGCAAAGTCACTTCAGCCTTGTACACGGTCAACTTTGTCTCTGGAATGCAGTTTCTGGCTTGTATCAGCATAGACAGATATTGGGCAGTAACTAAAGCCCCCAGTCAATCGGGAGTGCGAAAACAATGCCGGCTCATCTGTTTCTGTGTCTGGATGGCTGCCATCTTGCTGAGTATACCTCAGCTGGTTTTTTATACAGTAAATCACAAGGCTAGGTGCATTCCCATCTTTCCACACCACCTAGGAACATCCATAAAAGCATCAATTCAAATGCTGGAAATCTGCGTTGGATTTGTAATACCCTTTCTTATTATGGCAGTGTGCTACTTTATCACGGCAAAGACACTCATCAAGATGCCAAACATTACAAAATCTCGGCCCCTCAAAGTTCTGCTCACAGTGGTCATAGTTTTCCTTGTCACTCAGCTGCCTTATAACATTGTCAAGTTCTGCCAAGCCATAGATGTCATCTACTCCCTGATCACCAACTGCGACATGAGCAAACGTATGGATGTTGCCATCCAAATCACAGAGAGCATTGCACTCTTTCACAGCTGCCTCAACCCGGTCCTGTATGTTTTTATGGGAAACTCTTTTAAAAACTACATCATGAAAGTTGCCAAGAAATATGGGTCCTGgagaagacaaagacaaaatGTGGAGGAGATTCCTTTCGATTCTGAAGATGCTACAGAGCCAACCAGTACTTTCagcatttaa